Within Desulfomicrobium apsheronum, the genomic segment GCAAAGGGGATGACTCCGCGCATGCCGTAGATGAACCTGTAGGTGCCAAGAAGCGGCAGGCGGTGGCGCAGAAGCAGGCCGCCGACGCGGGCGACCCTGGTCCCGAAGCGCGGATGTCCCGCCAGGTATGCGGACCCTTTGAGCCTGCCGAGCCAGAAGAAGAACTGATCTCCCGCCATGCTGCCCGCAAAGGCCGCTCCCACCACGGTCCAGAAATCAAACAGCCCCAGAGCCAGTCCCGCGCCGCCCAGAAGAACCGCCGTCTCCCCTTCCACGAAAGCGCCCAGTGCGATGGCCAGGGGGCCATATTGGGTAATGGTGTTCATATCCATGCCCTGTCTTTGCCGCGAGCCTTGAACCTGCCCGTGACGGGCGCGTGACGCTTCGGTGACAGTCCGGGCCCTCCGCCATGGGGCGCTTAGAAAGCTGTCACCGGGCGGTCACGAATTCTTCGCATCCCCTTCATGTTCGTCTGTTCAAGGCATTCAAACAAGGTGGTGTGCATGTTTTTCGATACAACAACGATGCAGGCGGGCATGGAAGGGCGGTTGGCCGACACGATGGGTTTTGAAGGCGGGTGGAACGACCGCCTCCTGGATTTGCTCCCTTTCGGCCCTGACGACGCCACGGCCGGAAGCGAGAGCGAGTTGCAGGTCGCGGTCATGGGTAGCCCTGATTGCGTGGACCTGCCGCTCAGAATCCGGGAATCGAGCTTTTATCAGAACGTGGCCCGGCGTACCGTGGCCGGGGATACGTCGAGCCACACCCTCCTTGAGCTTGAACGCTATCTGGAGGCCGGTCCGGATGCCGTCTGGGAAAACAGCTGGGTGCGCTTTCCCCTGGACCGGCTGAACACCTTTGCCCGCCATACCCTGGAGCGGGACCTCCTGGCGGACAAGAGCGATCCCGCGTCAGGGCGCAGGAAGGACAGCGCGGACTTCTTTTTTGTAAGGGACGGCGAAGACTGGCTGCGCATTCCCATCAGTTATCTGCTCAAACTTTCCCTGGCCGACCTGGCCGGGTCCGGCGTGACCTCCGAGGTGCGCAGGCTGGCCGAATCCTTTCTTGCCCATTTTCTGAACGACAACACCTCCCCCGAAACCTTCTCCTTTTATCCCGTGCCCATGGACGATGCGTTCCAGGGCGGGCGGGGCATCGCCCGGGAGACCAGCCAGCGTTTCCTGTTGTCCCAGCTCCTGCTCGACCACGCCAATGAAGGGTTCGGGCTCCTGGAACACGGGCAGCAGGCCATGATCTATTTCGCGCCCTTGCCCCCCGCCCGGCAGAAGCGCCTGAACGAGATCATCCCCGACGCCCATTACCGCGAGCTGTTCATGAACCCGTGCCTGTCGGGCTGGGACCGGGGGGAAGCCAAGAAGGAGTACATGGGCCTGTGTCACCGCATGCTCTCGCGCAGTCAGCTGAACACCATCGCCAAGCTGCGCGAGTCCGGCATCCTGACCAACAATCTGGTGGTCCTGCCCAACACCTCGAACACGTGCCTGGCCAACAACGGGACGCACATTTCGCTTGGCAGCAAACGCCTTGGGGAGCTTCTGCGCGCTAAGGGGGATTTTGGCGTCACCGAGGAGAAATACCTCGGGGACCTGGTCATCAAGATCGTTGAGCATTTTTTGCCGCTATTTGTCGGCACCTACAGCGCCGCCCCCATGCGCATGGATTTCGAGGATTTTCATCCGGAGAAGGCGCTCGGATTTCTGCCGCACGAGCTCGATTACACCCATCTGCGCATGATCTGGCGGCGCTGGAAGAAGAAGGCCAAGCTAAAAGTCTGCGGCCGCCCCCTGACCCCTTTTGGTCCGCCGCTCATGGACAGGACCATTGCCCGGATTTTCGGGCTGCGCGGCGACTTCATCCCGGATTTTCGCCTGCTGGACTACATGACCACGCTCATGAGCACCCACCGCTGCGCGGCGCTTGACGGCGAGGTCGGCAACGACCTTAGGCTCAAACGCGATCTTGCGGCCATGGGCGTTTTCCATGAATCCATGTCCACCTATCTGCTCTACAAGCAGCGCTCGTTCGAGGTGATGGGCTTTTCCGGTTTCGAGGGCCGATTCTACAGCCTCTTCGATTCCCTGGAGGCGGACATGCGGCCTGCGGCCCGCTTGCAGCAGTTTTTGAGCGCGCTGGCCTGCAAGCTCGTGCTCAGCGGGCGCGTCAGCCGGTCTTCGATTCCCGACAGTCCGGAAGTGGAGAGCGAGCGACGTCAGATATTTTTCGCCACGGCCATCAACCTGCCCACTTTTTTCGTGCGGCGGGATTCGGGCAATGCCCTGCTTCTTGATCTCGTGTCCAGGGCGTCCGGTGTTCGGGGTAGCCATCGCTATCCCGGCAACCTGCGCGTGCATGTGCAGGAGTATCGCAAGGCGCTGCTTGATTTCATTGAATCCGAAGGGCGGGACGTGATCGAACTTTTTGGGGCCGGGGAGTTGCTGCGCGATCTGCGCGCCCGCATCACGGACCCCGAACTTGGCGCGGGGGGAAAACTGACCCGGCGCATTCTGAAGCATGTCGGGGCGCGCACGCCGCTGGCCCTGCGCGCGCAGGACTTCAACATGGGCGCCGAGGATGTCTACAGGGGGGAACTGCGCACCGCGCATCTGGCCGAGGCCCTCGACTACCTGTTGGAAGATTGCCAGACGGTCAAGGATTTCGGCTGCCTGCCCGCACGGTTCTGCCGCACCGGGCTCCCCGCGCTGCTCGGCGGGCGGGACATCATGGAGTTCGCGCGGGAAGCCCGGACGGAATTGAAACGCACGGGGGAGCTTGGCGGGTGCCGGCCGGTGCTGATCCAGCTTCTGCTCTTGATAATCGGCATGCACGGCGAAAACGCTCGAATCAGTCGGCCGGCCGCATAAGTCGCACAACTGGAAGGAAAATGACGCATCAGTATATAGCCAGAGATTTGGGAAGCATCCGCAACGAGGAACTGTTCTGCGACCGGGTCATTGATTATCTTTATTCCCGCGTGCGGGAGAAGGCTCCGGTCCTGTTCGACGCCGTGACTTCGGCGCGCGCCTCCAGTCTTCTGGGTTTCGTCAATTACGACCTGCCGCTGGGCGCGCGCATCTCGGGCGCAAGCGCGCTCATCAAACGCCTTGGCATCGACATCTCCGAGTGCGTTGAACCCCCGGCCCACTACAACACGGCTCGACGCATCTTCGAACGCCGCATCCGCTACGAAACGGTCCGGCCCATGACGGACGATCACGCCGCCGTGGTTTCCCCGGCGGATTCACGCATGTTCACCGGTTCCCTGAGCGAAGAGAGTGTGCTCTTCATCAAGGACAAGTTCTTTTCCTTCGAGGAATTTCTGGGCCGCCCGAACTGGAATCAGGTCTTCGCGGGCGGAGATTTCGCCATATTTCGCCTGACCCCGGACAAGTACCACTACAATCACGTTCCGGTCAGCGGGGTGGTGCGCGACTTCTATGAAATCGAGGGCGCGTTTCACTCCTGCAACCCGACCGCCGTCATCAGCGAGGTCACTCCCTTTTCCCGCAATCGCAGGACCGTCACGATTATCGACACGGACGTCCCTGGCGGCAGCGGCTGCGGCCAGGTGGCCATGGTCGAGGTGGCGGCGCTCATGATCGGGCAGATCGTGCAGGCCTATGCTTCCTCGGGATACGACCCACATGAACCGGTGCATCCCGGTCTTTTTCTGCGCATGGGACAGCCCAAGAGCCTTTACCGGCCGGGCAGTTCCCTGGATGTGCTCATTTTCGAGCCGGGCCGGGTCGAATTCAGCCCCGACCTGATCGCCAATCAGTTCCGGGGGGACGTGGGCAGCCGTTTTTCAAGCTGGCTGGGACGGCCCTGGGTGGAAACGGACGTGCGCGTGCGCGAGAGCATCGGCCGCGTCCTCAACCAAAACACATGACGGGCGGGATGAACCGCGCCCGGATGGAGAAAATATGGAGTATTTGCTGATCGCCTGCTTCGGGGCCGCGCTTTTTACCTTCATCTTCCTGAGCGGGCGGGTCCTGCCAAGCGAACGCTGGCAGATGATGGCCAGCGTGCCCCTGTTCAAGAATCCCGACGGCATGTGGCAGGCCCTCAACCTGACCTGGTACGGAGGGCTCAGCGCCCTGGCCTACACGCTGGCCACGGCCGTCGCCGTCGTGTTGCTGGGTTCGGTTGGCATGGGCATCCTTGGTCTTGTGCTCATGGTCGCGGGCATGCTCGGGCTGTGCATACCGGCGGCGAAGATCGTCGCCCGCCTCGTCGAAGGCAAGCCCAACACCCTGAGCGTGGGCGGGGCCGCCTTCGTGGGCATTGTCGTGGCTCCTTTCGTGGCCTCGGGCGTGGTCTGGCTGACCGGAAGCGGGGCGGTGCTGCCTGCGCTCGCGGCCCTGGCCATCGCCTATGCCGTGGGCGAGGGCGTGGGGCGCCTGGCCTGCCTGAGCTTCGGCTGCTGTTACGGGCGTCCCGTCGACACCCTGCCCGAGCCCTGGAAGGGGATTTTCAGCCGCTGGAACGTCGTTTTTCATGGCGGAACCAAGAAAGCGGCCTATGCCCATGACCTCTGCGGTCGCAGCCTGGTGCCCGTGCAGCTCATGACCGCCTACCTCTACTGCGCCGCCGCATGTCTGGGGATGATCTTCTTCGCGGCCGAAAGCTTTTCGATGGCCATGATCGTGCCTCTGGTCGTGACCCAGGTCTGGCGCGTGCTGTCCGAATTCTTCCGCGCCGATTACCGGGGCGAGCAAAAGATCTCCGCCTACCAGATCATGGCCGGGGCGGGCGTTCTCTACGGACTTGTGCCGGCCCTTTTGCTGACCGCGCACGATGCCTCCGTGAATTTCGGGCAAGGCCTGGCCGCCTTGTGGAACGTGCCGGTGCTGCTCCTTCTGCAGGGAGTCTTTCTGGTGGTGTTTCTCTACACGGGGCGCAGCTCCGTCACGGGTTCGCAGATCCGATTTTTTGTCAAGGAAGGGGAGATATAAGTGAGTGTCCTTTTTCGTGGCAAAAGGGGATGGGTCCACGGGCTCATCCTCTTTCTTTTCTGCCTTGGCGCGCGCCCGGCCACGGCCCTTGGTCCCCCGCTGCCGGATCTTGAGCGGGCCGTGGAGCACCTGTGCCGCGAGGTGCTTCTCGGCCACGACCCGGACCCGGCCCGCATCGCGCCCATCATCGCCCATGTCCGCGCACACGGCGACACCTCGGGCGCGCTGCCAAGGTACTCGGACGCTCCTGGCGCATACCAGGGCTTTGCGATCAACATGCCCATGCAGCGTCTGCTGCGTTATCTCTACAACCCTGAAATTCCCCAGGAACTCATAAAACCCTTTTCGATCCGTTCCTCGGTCTGGACCACACAGGGCAGCGCCGAAGAGCAGCGGCGACTGTGGGCCGATCCCTGGCCTCCGGCCGGAACTGAAGTCGTGCGGGGAGAGCAGTACGATCGCACCACTGCGGATCTGTCCACGGGTGGATGCTACGGAATGCAGCTGAAGCGGGCGCTTGTGTTTTTGCAGGACGAAAAGGCGCTTTTGTCCGTGAGCGTGCAGCCGGGGCCGTCGGAAGTGGGCACCCGGGGATATCTTGTGGGGCGCGATCAGGACAGCCGCTACGTCTATTCGGATGAGGAAGGATTGACCAAGACCGGGCTTGGCTGGGTCTCGTCCAGGATTCAGACCAATGTCTCCATCGGAGTCTATCTTGGTGAGGGCGGCGTGGTGCGCAGCGGCGTGTTTCAGTGGATGCGGGCGGGCTGGTCGGGCCTGTCGGTCATCAAGGAGAGCCACATTAAGGCCTCGCTGGTGCGCTACCGGGAGCGCATCGGCGCGATCCTGCATGCTCCAGGGCTGCCCGCGCCCGAGGATCTGGAGGCGCTGTTCAGGGAGCTCGATGCAAAATCCGACGAGGAATTGCGCCTAGAGGCGCAGCCCATTGTGGCCGAGTACATCGAGGCGGCCGAGCGGGACAGGAACAGGGCCGCGCTTAAAATCCTGAAGAACGACTACGTCCGGCGGCTTGATCGGACGGAACTGATCGGGCTTTTGATGCGGGATCGGTTGGAGGATTCAGCCCGGCCAAGGTAGGCTCATTCAGATTCGTTTTCGCGGGGCGCGCCGGTTTCCTGGCCCGCTCCGATCTTTTCCTTCCATCCCTTAAGGACTTCCAGATAGGCGGCGAAACGCTGCCTGTCTTCTTCGTCTTCCGCCTCGCGAAGCTGGGTTTCGGCCTTGGCAATCAGGACTTCCAAATATTTAGGATCGGTGAATCCGTGCAGGATGTGGCTCATATGGTGTCTTCCCGGCGCTGCTGCACCCATTTGTTGATGGTTTCCAGATAAAGGAAGGTCTCGGTGTTCTGAATGCCGCCAAGGGCCGACAGGTCATCGACCAGAAAACGGCGCAGATCGCTGCGTGATGCAACGTGGATCTCGACAAGAAGGTCGAAGCGGCCCGAGACGTTGGACACGGACTGCACGCCGTCGAGGTTTGCGATGGCGCGCATGATCTGGGCATTGGCCCGCCCCTCAAGGCTGACTCCCACGGTGGCGGTCAGACCGTCCTCGAAAAACATGGGATTCACCGACGCCGACACGCGCAGATAGCCGCTTTTGAGCAGCCGTTCCGTGCGCAGCCGCACCGTGCCGTCGGACACGCCCAGCCGCTGGGCGATGTTCTTGTAGGATTCGCGCCCGTTTTCCTGCAGGGCCGCGATGATCCGGCGGTCCGTGTGGTCCAGTGTAATTTCTTTTTCGTTCACGTTTATGCTCCCGCGTGAGCGCATACCGAAGTCTCGCCGCAAAGACAAAGCCTGTGCGGGTGGATCCGAAATACGGTTGCCAATTGATTTATTCGTCAATATATTGCCAATTCATTCATTGACAAGAAATTTTATGGCGATAAAATTACGCAAATCGAAATTCTACGGGGAGGCGGCATGAAACGGATACTGGAAGATCTGGCGCGGCGGACGGAGGAATTGCGGGAAGGTGGGCTTTTCAAGGCCGAAAGGGTCATCACCTCACCCCAAGGCGCGCGAATCACCGTGGCGGATGGCCGCGAGGTGCTCAATTTCTGCGCCAACAACTATCTTGGCCTGGCCGGTGACAAGCGTCTGGTCGCGGCCGCGCACGAAGCCCTGGACCGCTACGGTTATGGCCTTTCTTCCGTGCGCTTCATCTGCGGCACCCAGGACGTGCACAAGGAACTCGAAGACCGTCTGTCCGAATTTCTGGGCACCGACGACACCATTCTCTACAGCTCCTGCTTCGACGCCAACGGAGGCCTCTTCGAGACCCTGCTCGGGCCCGAGGATGCCGTCATCAGCGACGCCCTGAACCATGCCTCCATCATCGACGGAGTGCGGCTGTGCAAGGCCAAAAGGTTCCGGTACGCCAGCAACGACATGGCCGATCTGGAAACGCAGCTCAAAGCTGCCGCGGATTGCCGGTACAAGCTCATCGTCACCGACGGCGTCTTTTCCATGGACGGCCATATCGCCGATCTGAAAGCCATCTGCGATCTGGCCGACAGGCATGACGCCCTGGTCATGGTCGATGACTCCCACGCCGTGGGCTTCATGGGCGAAAACGGGCGGGGCACGCATGAACACTGTGGGGTCATGGGCCGGGTGGACATCATCACCGGCACCCTGGGCAAGGCCCTGGGCGGAGCTTCCGGCGGCTACACCTCGGGCCGCAAGGAGATCGTCGAGTGGCTGCGGCAGCGTTCCAGGCCATACCTTTTTTCCAACACCCTGGCTCCGGTCATTGCCGCCACGTCGCTGGCCGTGCTGGACCTGATCCGTGACGAGCCCGGATTGCGCGTCAAACTGGAAGAGAACAGCCGGTATTTCCGTGAGGCCATGACCGAGGCCGGGTTCACCCTGGCTCCGGGCGAGCATCCCATCATTCCGGTCATGCTCGGCGATGCGGTGCTGGCCCAGCGCATGGCGGCGCGGATGCTCGAAGAGGGCATCTACGTGATCGGATTCAGCTTTCCGGTGGTGCCCCAAGGGAAAGCCAGGATACGCACCCAGATGAGCGCGGCGCATACGCGGGAACAGCTGGAGATGGCCGTGGCGGCGTTTGTGAAGGTCGGGAAGGAACTGGGAGTGATTTAAGATGGTGAGGAGGTGGGCGGAAGGGGCTTTGCGGGTTGGCGGGACGGCGGGCCGCCGAAACTCCTTCGCGGGCCTCGTAGAGTTGCATTGTCGCTGCTGCCGAACGAAGGTTTTTACTTCGAGTGATGGGCGACAATGCAACAAACGATGCCTGGCTCAGTCAAACAGTCGACGCCCCGCCGTCCCGCCAACCCGCAAAGCCTTGAGCGCTGACCAAAAAGGCATGAAAGTATGGTTGTCTGTCAATGAAGCAGTGGGGCATTTGCGGCGTCACGAGGGCGTTGTCCCGGTGTCATTCCCGCGCAGGCGGGAATCCATCTGACATGAAGTTTCCGGAGCGTTCCGACTTTAAAACGGCGTCATTCCCGCGCAGGCGGGAATCCATCTTCAAGATTTGTAAAACATTGCGCATAAAATTTCAGAACACACGAGGATTATAAAATGGAAAAAATGAAAGCGCTGGTAAAGGCCAAGGCCGAAGTCGGGATCTGGATGGAAGAGATCCCCGTGCCCGAGGTCGGCCATAACGATATTCTGATCAAGGTCGGCAAGACCGCCATCTGCGGCACCGACATCCACATCTACAACTGGGACGCCTGGGCGGCCAAGACCATTCCCGTGCCCATGGCCGTCGGGCATGAGTTCGTGGGGCGCATCGTGGCCATGGGCTCCGAGGTGCGCGGGCTCAAAGTCGGCGATCGGGTTTCCGCCGAAGGGCATATCACCTGCGGCCACTGCCGCAACTGCAAGGCTGGCAAGCGCCATCTGTGCCGCAACGCCATCGGCGTGGGAGTCAATCGTCCGGGTTGCTTCGCCGAGTACGTCTGCGTTCCGGCCGTCAACGCCTTCAAGATCCCCGACACCATCTCCGGCGACGTGGCCGCCATGCTCGACCCGCTTGGCAACGCCACGCACACCGCCCTGTCCTTCGATCTGGTCGGCGAGGACGTGCTCATCACCGGAGCCGGCCCCATCGGTATCATGGCCGCGGGGATAGCCCGTTTCTGCGGAGCCCGCCACGTGGTCATCACCGACGTCAACGACTACCGCCTGGACCTGGCCCGCAAGATGGGCGTCAGCCGCGCCGTCAACGTCGGCAGCGAGTCCCTGGCCGAGACCATGGCCGACCTGCACATGTCCGAAGGCTTCGACGTGGGCCTTGAGATGTCCGGAAACCCCCACGCCTTCCGTGAGATGCTCGCGCAGATGAACCACGGCGGGCACATCGCCCTGCTCGGCATCATGCCTGAGGACACGGCCATCGACTGGGGACAGGTCGTGTTCAAGGGCCTGAAGCTCAAGGGCATCTACGGCCGCGAAATGTTCGAAACCTGGTACAAGATGACGGCCATGCTGCAGAGTGGATTGGACATGAGCCCGGTCATCACCCACAGCTTCGCGGCCGAGGACTTCCAGAAGGGCTTCGACGTCATGCGCTCGGGCAAATCCGGCAAGGTCATCCTGGACTGGAACGCCTGATTTCGGGCGGAGAAGAGGGGCAAAAGGCATGGATTCCCGCCTGCGCGGGAATGACACGGATACTGTGCCGAAGTTCTGCGTGGCGTTACAGGGGCCTGCAAGGCATGGTGCACAACCTTCGCGGGCGTTAAGCGGATGTTTTGTTGAATCTTTGTGTGTTATTGCAAGGGCCTGTGCCCCGCTACAGTGTCATCCCCGCGCAGGCGGGGATCCATGCTCATGCGCGAGGTCGGTGCGTTTTTGGGCAAGGTCATCCCCGCGAAGGCGGGGATGCATGCCTTTTCGTCTTTCAGCCTCCGGTCCAGGGCAGTGATGCCTGTATCACCTTGCTTCGGAACCCGGGCCCTGACATACTCTTTCCGGTACCGCACCATCCCCAATCAAGGAGCCGCTCATGCGCCACACCATCTCCGCCCTGGTCCAGAACAAGCCCGGCGTCCTGGCCGCCATGGCCCAGGTCTTCCAGCGCCACGACATCAACATCCGTTCCATCTCCTGCGGGGAGACCGAGCGCGAGGACGTGTCGCGCATGATCATCTGCGTCGAGCCCGACGAGGGGAAAATCAGGGCCGTGACCGACGAAATCGAGTCCCTGGAATTTGTCATGCGCCTGGAGGACCTTGCGGGGCAGGATCTCATGGACCGCGAACTGGTCATGATCAAAGTACGCATCACCAAGGACACGGTCAGCCGGATTCTGCAGATTTTCGAGGTTTTTCGGGCCAACGTCATCGACATGGGCAACGAAACCATCTCCGCTGAGCTTTCCGCGCCCCAGGGCAAGGTCGCGGGGCTGATCCGCACCCTGGCCCCGCACGGCATCCAGTCCCTGAGCCGCACCGGGCTCATCGCGCTGTCGCGGGGTGACGGCTGATGGCGGCCCCCGTAGCGCCCGTGCAATCCCTGGAACGAATGGTGGAGCTGGTCCGCTCCCGCCAAACGCCCGTGCGCGTGGTCATCGCCGCCTGCGCCGAACCCAACGCCGTCCTGGCCGGGCTTGAGGCCTCGCGGCAGGGGCTGGCCGAGCCCGTTTTTGTCGGCGACGTGGAACGCATGCGCGGCCTGCCGGAGCTGACCGGGGAGAATTTCGACGCCTTTGAATGCGTGCACGAGCCCGACGACAAGGCGGCCCTGGCGGCCAGCCTTGATCTGCTGCACGAGGGGCGCGCCCAGTTTCTGATGAAGGGCGGGGTCAAGACCGACGTGCTGCTGCGCGCCGTGCTCGGTCGCAAGCGCGGCAGCGCCGGATTGCTCAGCCACATCGGGGTCTTTCCGCATCCGCGAGAGGAGCGTTTGCTCATCGTCACCGACGCAGGCGTGAACATCGCGCCGTCGCTGACGCGCAAGATCGACATCATCAACAACGCCGTGGCCGTGGCCAAGAAGCTGGGCATGGAGCCGCCCCGGGTGGCCGTGCTCTCGGCCACGGAAAAGGTATCCTACAACGACATGGTCTCCAGCAAGGATGCGGACATCCTGGCCAAGCTCTGCCGCATGGGCATCTTCGGCGACGCCGTCGTCGGCGGGCCTTTCGCGCTCGACATCGCGGTGTCGCGGGAAAAGGCCCAGGCCAAGGGCGTGGACCATCCCGCCGCCGGCCGCGCGGACATTCTCTGCTCGCCCAACATCGTCACCGGCAATGTGCTCTACAAGGCCGTGACCAGTCTCATGGACCTGCCCATGGCCGGTATTGTCGTTGGGGCCAGCTATCCTCTGGTCGTGCCTTCGCGCGGGGATTCCGAGCGCTCCAAATTCTACGCCCTGGCCCTGGCGGCATTTCTGGCCGGAACAGAGGCGTGACAATATTAAATCTGAAATTTCAAATTCATTTCCTGCCGGGATTTGCCGGAGTGCCCTCGCAATAGCGATGCAATTTTGGCATGTTGTCCGGCGTCAT encodes:
- the tdh gene encoding L-threonine 3-dehydrogenase, yielding MEKMKALVKAKAEVGIWMEEIPVPEVGHNDILIKVGKTAICGTDIHIYNWDAWAAKTIPVPMAVGHEFVGRIVAMGSEVRGLKVGDRVSAEGHITCGHCRNCKAGKRHLCRNAIGVGVNRPGCFAEYVCVPAVNAFKIPDTISGDVAAMLDPLGNATHTALSFDLVGEDVLITGAGPIGIMAAGIARFCGARHVVITDVNDYRLDLARKMGVSRAVNVGSESLAETMADLHMSEGFDVGLEMSGNPHAFREMLAQMNHGGHIALLGIMPEDTAIDWGQVVFKGLKLKGIYGREMFETWYKMTAMLQSGLDMSPVITHSFAAEDFQKGFDVMRSGKSGKVILDWNA
- a CDS encoding Lrp/AsnC family transcriptional regulator, producing MNEKEITLDHTDRRIIAALQENGRESYKNIAQRLGVSDGTVRLRTERLLKSGYLRVSASVNPMFFEDGLTATVGVSLEGRANAQIMRAIANLDGVQSVSNVSGRFDLLVEIHVASRSDLRRFLVDDLSALGGIQNTETFLYLETINKWVQQRREDTI
- a CDS encoding phosphatidylserine decarboxylase, with the translated sequence MTHQYIARDLGSIRNEELFCDRVIDYLYSRVREKAPVLFDAVTSARASSLLGFVNYDLPLGARISGASALIKRLGIDISECVEPPAHYNTARRIFERRIRYETVRPMTDDHAAVVSPADSRMFTGSLSEESVLFIKDKFFSFEEFLGRPNWNQVFAGGDFAIFRLTPDKYHYNHVPVSGVVRDFYEIEGAFHSCNPTAVISEVTPFSRNRRTVTIIDTDVPGGSGCGQVAMVEVAALMIGQIVQAYASSGYDPHEPVHPGLFLRMGQPKSLYRPGSSLDVLIFEPGRVEFSPDLIANQFRGDVGSRFSSWLGRPWVETDVRVRESIGRVLNQNT
- a CDS encoding DedA family protein: MNTITQYGPLAIALGAFVEGETAVLLGGAGLALGLFDFWTVVGAAFAGSMAGDQFFFWLGRLKGSAYLAGHPRFGTRVARVGGLLLRHRLPLLGTYRFIYGMRGVIPFAFGVSDLCWRFFLAANLFTATLWSVLITLLGLHAGKFLTDPSVVARLPLLGAGAALLFGLGMLVRDRFKARS
- a CDS encoding prolipoprotein diacylglyceryl transferase family protein; this encodes MEYLLIACFGAALFTFIFLSGRVLPSERWQMMASVPLFKNPDGMWQALNLTWYGGLSALAYTLATAVAVVLLGSVGMGILGLVLMVAGMLGLCIPAAKIVARLVEGKPNTLSVGGAAFVGIVVAPFVASGVVWLTGSGAVLPALAALAIAYAVGEGVGRLACLSFGCCYGRPVDTLPEPWKGIFSRWNVVFHGGTKKAAYAHDLCGRSLVPVQLMTAYLYCAAACLGMIFFAAESFSMAMIVPLVVTQVWRVLSEFFRADYRGEQKISAYQIMAGAGVLYGLVPALLLTAHDASVNFGQGLAALWNVPVLLLLQGVFLVVFLYTGRSSVTGSQIRFFVKEGEI
- a CDS encoding glycine C-acetyltransferase, encoding MKRILEDLARRTEELREGGLFKAERVITSPQGARITVADGREVLNFCANNYLGLAGDKRLVAAAHEALDRYGYGLSSVRFICGTQDVHKELEDRLSEFLGTDDTILYSSCFDANGGLFETLLGPEDAVISDALNHASIIDGVRLCKAKRFRYASNDMADLETQLKAAADCRYKLIVTDGVFSMDGHIADLKAICDLADRHDALVMVDDSHAVGFMGENGRGTHEHCGVMGRVDIITGTLGKALGGASGGYTSGRKEIVEWLRQRSRPYLFSNTLAPVIAATSLAVLDLIRDEPGLRVKLEENSRYFREAMTEAGFTLAPGEHPIIPVMLGDAVLAQRMAARMLEEGIYVIGFSFPVVPQGKARIRTQMSAAHTREQLEMAVAAFVKVGKELGVI
- a CDS encoding phosphate acyltransferase, which produces MAAPVAPVQSLERMVELVRSRQTPVRVVIAACAEPNAVLAGLEASRQGLAEPVFVGDVERMRGLPELTGENFDAFECVHEPDDKAALAASLDLLHEGRAQFLMKGGVKTDVLLRAVLGRKRGSAGLLSHIGVFPHPREERLLIVTDAGVNIAPSLTRKIDIINNAVAVAKKLGMEPPRVAVLSATEKVSYNDMVSSKDADILAKLCRMGIFGDAVVGGPFALDIAVSREKAQAKGVDHPAAGRADILCSPNIVTGNVLYKAVTSLMDLPMAGIVVGASYPLVVPSRGDSERSKFYALALAAFLAGTEA
- the ilvN gene encoding acetolactate synthase small subunit, translating into MRHTISALVQNKPGVLAAMAQVFQRHDINIRSISCGETEREDVSRMIICVEPDEGKIRAVTDEIESLEFVMRLEDLAGQDLMDRELVMIKVRITKDTVSRILQIFEVFRANVIDMGNETISAELSAPQGKVAGLIRTLAPHGIQSLSRTGLIALSRGDG